One region of Ananas comosus cultivar F153 linkage group 9, ASM154086v1, whole genome shotgun sequence genomic DNA includes:
- the LOC109715057 gene encoding uncharacterized protein LOC109715057, producing MGYYALPLPLLLLLLAALIFVQAMSISASPGPAAAESHQDMLSPLLNEICKSVECGRGTCRVVAENGTAFGFGFGFGFECECEPGWAQLRFDRSDHLGFLPCVIPNCTFDSACYNDSIPYKPLIPPPHTSIFDPCLWSFCGSGTCVRTAEFEHRCECRQGFSNLLNIPSLPCFRECKLGADCPALGFTLTNTSSTTSPPQFSVRSSGVYTLATKSLWIYIWILISAVYFKP from the exons ATGGGTTACTAtgctctccctcttcctcttcttcttcttcttcttgctgcCTTAAtattcgtgcaagccatgtcaATCTCTGCGTCTCCGGGACCTGCAGCTGCAGAAAGTCACCAAGACATGTTATCTCCTCTCCTCa ATGAGATCTGCAAAAGCGTGGAGTGCGGAAGAGGCACCTGCAGGGTTGTTGCTGAGAATGGCACGGccttcgggttcgggttcgggttcggattcgagtGCGAGTGCGAACCCGGGTGGGCGCAGCTCCGGTTCGACCGCAGCGACCATCTCGGGTTCCTCCCTTGTGTCATTCCCAATT GTACTTTCGACTCCGCGTGCTACAATGATTCGATTCCTTACAAACCTCTTATTCCACCTCCTCATACTTCGATTTTCGATC CATGCCTGTGGTCGTTCTGCGGCAGCGGGACGTGCGTCAGAACGGCCGAATTCGAGCACCGCTGCGAGTGCAGACAGGGCTTCAGCAACCTGCTGAACATCCCCAGTCTGCCATGCTTCAGAGAAT GTAAACTCGGGGCCGATTGCCCTGCATTAGGATTCACGCTGACGAACACTTCATCCACGACTTCGCCACCGCAGTTCTCCGTACGAAGCAGTGGAG TATATACTCTTGCAACAAAATCACTATGGATCTACATATGGATATTAATCTCCGCGGTGTATTTCAAACCTTAA